From the Primulina tabacum isolate GXHZ01 chromosome 3, ASM2559414v2, whole genome shotgun sequence genome, one window contains:
- the LOC142539533 gene encoding pentatricopeptide repeat-containing protein At5g15300-like produces MIRKSATSKSSSCHQSSSLWRLCANLQALKQIHAFMIVNGFNSNRSALRELIFAAAIAVQSTIQYAHQLFAQISEPDLFMWNTLLRGSAQSSKPQLAISLYAQMEKLRVQPDHYTFPFVLKACTRLSWIGIGCAMHGKVTKHGFEWNKFARNTLIYFHSNCGEIRVARTLFDGSAQRDVVAWSALTAGYARKGELHMARLLFDEMPVKDLVSWNVMITGYAKQGEMECARELFDVVPKKDVVTWNAMISGYVESGKHKKALEMYEEMQSAGESPDEVTILSLLSACTNIGALDVGKKVHSSISEMDNGVLSVFLGNSLIDMYAKCGSMGKALDVFQCMRDRDVSSWNSIIVGLAFTGYMDKSISLFEEMRKTKFEPNEITFIGVLIACSHAGRIDDGRTYFNMMKDVYHIQPNVKHYGCMVDLLGRVGLLNEAFEFINTMEIEPNGIIWRTLLGACRIHGNVELGKHANAQLLRLREDESGDYVLLSNIYASGGEWSGVENVRNLMDSRGVKKERGFSLVEKEKC; encoded by the coding sequence ATGATCAGGAAAAGCGCCACATCAAAGAGTTCCTCCTGCCACCAAAGCTCTTCCTTATGGCGCCTCTGCGCAAATCTCCAAGCTCTGAAACAGATTCACGCTTTCATGATCGTTaatggttttaactccaatCGCTCTGCTCTCAGAGAACTCATTTTTGCAGCTGCTATAGCGGTTCAATCTACTATCCAATATGCCCACCAATTGTTCGCTCAAATTTCCGAACCAGACCTGTTTATGTGGAACACTTTGCTCCGGGGTTCAGCCCAGAGCTCTAAACCTCAACTAGCAATTTCGCTTTATGCCCAGATGGAGAAACTTCGAGTGCAACCTGATCATTACACATTTCCTTTCGTACTCAAGGCGTGCACCAGACTTTCTTGGATTGGCATAGGTTGTGCAATGCATGGAAAAGTAACAAAACACGGGTTTGAGTGGAATAAGTTTGCCCGGAATACACTTATTTACTTTCATTCAAATTGTGGGGAAATAAGGGTTGCAAGAACGCTGTTCGATGGCTCGGCGCAGAGGGATGTCGTTGCTTGGTCTGCTTTGACTGCGGGATATGCCAGGAAGGGGGAGTTGCATATGGCAAGGTTGCTGTTTGATGAAATGCCGGTGAAGGACTTAGTTTCTTGGAATGTGATGATCACGGGGTATGCGAAGCAAGGCGAGATGGAGTGTGCAAGGGAGTTGTTTGATGTGGTTCCTAAAAAAGATGTTGTTACATGGAATGCCATGATTTCAGGTTATGTAGAAAGCGGGAAGCACAAAAAAGCATTGGAGATGTACGAGGAGATGCAGAGCGCTGGGGAGAGTCCCGATGAAGTGACAATATTAAGTCTTTTGTCCGCGTGTACAAATATAGGAGCGTTGGATGTTGGAAAGAAGGTACATAGCTCCATTTCGGAAATGGACAATGGAGTCTTGAGTGTTTTTCTCGGTAATTCTCTCATTGACATGTACGCCAAGTGTGGAAGCATGGGCAAGGCACTTGATGTATTTCAATGTATGAGAGATAGGGATGTCTCATCATGGAACTCTATAATTGTAGGATTGGCTTTTACTGGTTATATGGACAAATCCATTTCTCTTTTCGAGGAGATGAGAAAGACGAAGTTTGAGCCCAATGAGATTACGTTTATTGGTGTACTGATTGCTTGTAGTCATGCTGGGCGAATTGATGACGGTCGTACATACTTCAATATGATGAAAGATGTTTATCATATACAGCCAAATGTTAAGCACTATGGCTGCATGGTAGATTTGCTTGGGCGTGTCGGGTTGTTGAATGaagcatttgaatttattaacaCAATGGAGATTGAACCAAATGGTATAATTTGGAGGACATTACTAGGAGCTTGTAGAATACATGGTAATGTAGAGCTTGGGAAACACGCTAATGCGCAGCTACTCAGATTAAGAGAAGACGAAAGTGGCGATTATGTGTTATTGTCGAACATATATGCTTCAGGTGGGGAGTGGAGTGGGGTTGAAAACGTGAGAAATTTGATGGATTCAAGAGGGGTGAAGAAAGAACGCGGTTTTAGTTTAGTTGAAAAGGAAAAATGCTGA
- the LOC142539534 gene encoding casparian strip membrane protein 1-like, producing the protein MSKKDKVSATAQETGETPKNDDAPKAANGRGKAILDFIMRIFAMIGTLSSAIAVGQTGHTLPHFSGFLQFSAAYTNLPTFTFFVVANAIASAYLVLSLVLSIFHILKTGAKVTRAVLIILDMVISALLISGASAATAIVYLAHNGNPQVNWFAICQEYNAFCERVSGALVGSFLAILVLMLLISLSAVALSKK; encoded by the exons ATGTCTAAgaaagacaaggtaagtgcaaCAGCACAAGAAACCGGTGAGACGCCCAAGAATGATGATGCTCCAAAAGCTGCGAACGGTAGAGGAAAGGCAATACTCGATTTCATTATGAGAATATTTGCTATGATTGGTACCTTGAGCAGCGCCATTGCCGTGGGACAAACAGGTCACACTCTTCCACATTTCTCTGGGTTCCTTCAGTTCTCGGCAGCCTACACCAATCTTCCGACATTTAC GTTTTTCGTGGTTGCAAATGCAATAGCAAGTGCATACCTGGTTCTTTCGCTCGTGCTATCCATATTCCACATTCTGAAGACTGGTGCAAAAGTAACCAGGGCAGTGTTAATCATACTTGACATG GTAATATCGGCTCTTTTGATTTCTGGGGCATCTGCAGCAACAGCCATCGTGTATTTGGCTCACAATGGGAATCCTCAGGTCAACTGGTTTGCTATCTGCCAAGAGTACAATGCCTTCTGTGAGCGCGTGTCTGGCGCTTTAGTGGGATCCTTCTTAGCAATTCTTGTGCTTATGCTGTTGATATCATTGTCAGCTGTTGCCCTCTCTAAAAAATGA
- the LOC142539535 gene encoding uncharacterized protein LOC142539535 isoform X2: MVFFLSSISDDQLMGVAKSVNSADPCLKMRQINQFYNNRKNPNSPNHVTTPACEQSRSALIDVVILIAVIGAFGVLLYPCAKILVHKTIEVGEEVLEVLSEEIVGAPMVFGCLGLSILFSASALVAITVFMDRKCGKSGCRGLRNAAEFDIHLETEEYVKKGNYPPKNAIKKGLFELPRDRHRELEAELKEMAPTNGRAVLVFRATCGCSVGRMEVPGSKKTGKAFICSMQDCYAESNCCFVHELQGCRCFLNP; the protein is encoded by the exons ATGGTATTTTTCCTCAGCTCGATTTCGGATGACCAGCTTATGGGCGTGGCTAAATCTGTGAACTCGGCCGACCCTTGTTTGAAAATGAGGCAAATTAATCAATTTTACAATAACAGAAAGAATCCCAACTCCCCAAATCATGTTACGACCCCCGCCTGTGAGCAATCGCGCTCTGCCCTGATTGATGTCGTAATCTTGATTGCTGTGATTGGTGCTTTTGGGGTTTTGCTCTATCCCTGTGCCAAGATTTTAGTGCACAAAACCATCGAAGTTGGTGAAGAAGTCTTGGAAGTTCTGAGTGAGGAAATAGTTGGTGCTCCCATGGTGTTTGGATGCTTAGGCCTCAGCATATTGTTTTCAGCATCCGCACTCGTGGCTATCACCGTGTTTATGGATAGAAAGTGCGGAAAATCGGGCTGTAGAGGGCTTCGCAACGCAGCTGAATTCGACATTCACTTGGAGACAGAGGAGTATGTAAAGAAGGGAAACTATCCACCCAAAAATGCAATAAAGAAGGGACTCTTCGAATTGCCGCGTGATCGCCATAGGGAATTGGAGGCAGAGCTCAAGGAAATGGCGCCCACTAACGGGAGGGCGGTTCTGGTTTTCCGAGCTACGTGTGGTTGTTCTGTTGGCAGAATGGAGGTTCCAGGGTCAAAAAAAACTGGGAAG GCTTTTATCTGTTCAATGCAAGATTGTTATGCTGAGAGTAATTGCTGCTTCGTCCATGAACTTCAGGG TTGCCGTTGTTTCTTGAATCCGTAA
- the LOC142539535 gene encoding uncharacterized protein LOC142539535 isoform X1 — translation MVFFLSSISDDQLMGVAKSVNSADPCLKMRQINQFYNNRKNPNSPNHVTTPACEQSRSALIDVVILIAVIGAFGVLLYPCAKILVHKTIEVGEEVLEVLSEEIVGAPMVFGCLGLSILFSASALVAITVFMDRKCGKSGCRGLRNAAEFDIHLETEEYVKKGNYPPKNAIKKGLFELPRDRHRELEAELKEMAPTNGRAVLVFRATCGCSVGRMEVPGSKKTGKAFICSMQDCYAESNCCFVHELQGLDSHSLISVSEISKARPSLLIFKYIVFFAIQLPLFLESVKPDMTKTWILVEYLVFAVATHHNASTFWETI, via the exons ATGGTATTTTTCCTCAGCTCGATTTCGGATGACCAGCTTATGGGCGTGGCTAAATCTGTGAACTCGGCCGACCCTTGTTTGAAAATGAGGCAAATTAATCAATTTTACAATAACAGAAAGAATCCCAACTCCCCAAATCATGTTACGACCCCCGCCTGTGAGCAATCGCGCTCTGCCCTGATTGATGTCGTAATCTTGATTGCTGTGATTGGTGCTTTTGGGGTTTTGCTCTATCCCTGTGCCAAGATTTTAGTGCACAAAACCATCGAAGTTGGTGAAGAAGTCTTGGAAGTTCTGAGTGAGGAAATAGTTGGTGCTCCCATGGTGTTTGGATGCTTAGGCCTCAGCATATTGTTTTCAGCATCCGCACTCGTGGCTATCACCGTGTTTATGGATAGAAAGTGCGGAAAATCGGGCTGTAGAGGGCTTCGCAACGCAGCTGAATTCGACATTCACTTGGAGACAGAGGAGTATGTAAAGAAGGGAAACTATCCACCCAAAAATGCAATAAAGAAGGGACTCTTCGAATTGCCGCGTGATCGCCATAGGGAATTGGAGGCAGAGCTCAAGGAAATGGCGCCCACTAACGGGAGGGCGGTTCTGGTTTTCCGAGCTACGTGTGGTTGTTCTGTTGGCAGAATGGAGGTTCCAGGGTCAAAAAAAACTGGGAAG GCTTTTATCTGTTCAATGCAAGATTGTTATGCTGAGAGTAATTGCTGCTTCGTCCATGAACTTCAGGGGTTGGATTCTCATTCACTTATATCCGTATCCGAAATATCAAAAGCTAGACCATCACTTCTGATTTTTAAGTACATCGTTTTCTTTGCCATTCAGTTGCCGTTGTTTCTTGAATCCGTAAAACCGGACATGACAAAGACTTGGATACTTGTTGAATACTTAGTTTTTGCAGTCGCAACTCATCACAATGCTTCAACCTTTTGGGAAACTATATAG